The region ggcctctgcTGTGCGCCCCTTcttccttcaatgccttgcactgcgaaggctatggcgaagtggggcggggccacaacacTCCGCCTCGTAAACGTcgccgtggcgcgcagttcaaatttcattttggatttccgattttggtgcctacgaagcgctaaacataaggcaaacgcggttgtcctcagcgagccgcagtgcgcttagccacagGACTcatggcggcacctcgcggcggccgcggtgtagccgaccgcagcgaccaatagcagccgtttattggagtgtgctttattatgaAATGAAGCACACAGAttagagcgaggatcatggggtttttTGAAACGACAGTGTTTGAGAGAAAGCtgacttcgcgttccgcttgcaagctccacggaccgcgtacgacagcagaacttgaatgagatgttcacaacagcgtatgctacccgtggactatgttatttcaccgagcccgaggggtggttcagggcccctttaatgtatTGTGCTAGAGTTGCGCACATGTGTACAGCACGATCTATTGCTATGGGGAACTGTTAATTAGAAGTGTAACTAAAATTTCTTTAACCGTTTCTTCAAAAAATGGCTGATGTGAAGCATTACACAAGCATGCTTCGATAAAAGATGATTTTGAATGCATTTGTGCAAAATGTGAAATCGAATTGGCAACTCACAGAGGTCATGTGACTGTGTTGGTTGCAAAAtgactaccgtatttacttgcataatgaacacacttttttttttcctgaaaaataTGCGCTAAGTTGGGGGGTGTgttcattatgcggggtaaaattttgagcaattttttttttacgtggccACCTccaaaaaaagtcgcaatttcacccgaaaggcgaaccatgcattgcgatagcaaatgtgtaggcagctatacaaagtgaggatagtagtgttatcgaccgtataaacttgcaaacattagATAACTAGTATGTAgattaaaaagcatggtgtcagtgcgcacaggcaaacatgaacacatcacactccatgaccatggacactcgctgtcaaaatgctggcgtgagcaagcacggcagcaacagcgagtgaagtgaccttcatgccttGTATCGCTGCAACCCAAACTGAGTGGCGAGAACGGAggacgcacaaaggtataagttGCCGTCGCAtctagactcagcccccgacgcagatcactttcaagatagggcaggGCGCACGTGGCCacgcaatgcgcagttgctgcactgcctccctccctcccccccggCGCCATGCACACGATGGAATACAGCGCATTTCCTCCCCGATTTCCTGCCTTAAACATGGGAGATAGAGCTGCGATCGTCGGTGCCAATGGcgaaaatgtgcctggagtgtccatatgattgctagctatcgcaataaaagtaggagacacacggtacgatttggcgtccgatacaatcgtacTCGCTGGACGCCATATTgaacgccgaatcgtaccgtgtcttTCCTagttcacggcagcaagttcagagTGCGTTTATTAtatgggtgaaaaaaaaatctgaattttGGCGACTGAAGTTGGGGGTTTGTTCATTATGTGAGTGCGTccattacgcgagtaaatacggtagtcaCAAATGGTCGCTTTGGTTGAAAGGGACTGTTGGAACAGTCGCTTGCTGCTAGATTTTTCATACAGCAGTTTCAAACCTATTGAACCAATCAATAGTGCAGGACCAGGTCGGCTGTATACGCTAATGGCTCATTCACACTGGTGATTTACAGAGGTAGCGTGACCAACTGCGACTGGCGACCAAAGAACGACTTACAGTGACCGTCGTTCCCACCGGCAAGTGCGACCTGTCTCCTGatgatgccgttcacgtctgctcgcATTGCTATCGCCACGTAAAATAAGCATCATTGTTTACAGACTTCCTGTTCCTGTGCCGCTAATTGGTTTAGTAGGTTTGTGACTGCAGTAGAATGACTGAAATATCGAGctgcgagcgactggcccaaaatggttgCTTTGCAGCCAACGTGGTTGAGCAACCTCTGCGAATTTCTGGTGTGAATGAGCCCTGAGGCTTATCTAATGTGGTGACAAGCAGGTCGTGCTTGCTGGTTTGAACATTCGTCGCCGTGAGTCGCTCCTTGATTACCAGTCGCAGTTGGTCGCACAACCTTTGTTAATCGCCAGTGTGAATGTGCCGTAAGGCTTGGCGTTGACTGGCTGCTCTGGCTTGGTGACTGCAGTGTTATGCTGCTGAGCACTTGGTCTCGGGTTCGATTCTCGGGAGCAGGGTAGCACAATGCAAAAGTGCCTTATACTTATAGTACTTGAATTCATAGTGAAGTACCTCAGGTGGTTGAAATTGATCCAGAGCCTTCCACCGCAGCATCCTTCTTCTAGCCCAGTGGACAGGTATCACTGAACTCCGTCACTTTAAATACTAATAAGTGCTTAGTGTAGATTGGAGCTACCCTGGTTTCATGAAGTTGGGGCACACTGCTTGCAATATTTTGCAGATTCTGCAGTTTCTGCATTGCGTTTTCATGTACCCCAACAGGTGCAAGCTCTGGCAGTAGCACTGGTGGTGGACCAAGGCAGTTCATCAACAGGCCAGCTCTGGCGCGGGAAAGTCTAGAGATGCTGGTGAGTCATCATTGACTGGAACGTACACCACCTGGTGTTTCCTATCACACACAGAAGTATGTTTAAAAAAAGACTGCTCATAAGGACGCAAGCAGATGGTCTTGAAGAGCATTGAGTGTAAAGGTTTTATTGTTTTGGTGAGCACGCTTCTGCGATTTCATCAGCAATAAAATCCAACATACACTGTTCTTGCCAATCAGTTCTGATTATTCGGCTATCCCAATGAGGTTTATTATATCCCCTATACCCCTATAGACAACAGCTGATTCTGTGTGTTGAAACCTtacatttaaagggacactaaaggcaaatactaagtcaagctaaagtgatggattagGGCTCGAGTATCTCTAAGGTGTCAATATTATCACGAACTGAGCCTTAGTAaacgagaaattgaggtaaatgcaggacactaTTAGAGACTTCCCCGGGACATTCCAAGTACTTGCCTGATgatgaaggcactcctcatttaaatgcAAATGAAGGGTGCAATTTAAATTGCACCCTTCAggtgcaattttctcgtaaaccaaaagtcttttctttgcacgaaacaaACATTACGAGGTTTTgtgaatggtatttaaacagtccacgtcgattAAGTATTtgcttttagtgtccctttaaggcagcACTTGCATCGTAAGCATCTTGAGAAACAGCTGAAAGCATTAAGAATTTTGACTTTTTCAGTGAGTGAGTATTCATGCTTCCAACCTCAAATGCATTTCATGTATAAGAACAATCATATGCTTATAAATGCAAAGTGTCTGCAGTGGTTCAGTGGTTGTggcattgcgctgttgagcacgaggtcatggTTTCGATACCAGGCTTTGCATTTCAATGGAGCCTAATGCCAAAACACTCCTGTACTGTGCTTTGGGGGCACATTGAAGGACCGCGGGTGGTCAAAGTTAACTTTGTACCCTCCGCTACGGCATCTCTCATAACCCACTGCGCAGTTTCGGGACATTAAACCTCACAACTTAACCTAAATGCAGTGTATCTGGAAGTCACTGAGCATTCCAGAATGTTTCCTGGTGTAAATTATTGTTGGTAGAGATGCCGTTAGATCGTTACATACTGGCACTGCTGGAAAACACCCAGACATGCATTTTCACACTTTCTTTCTTGTCATTTTGTCATCTGTAGTGCAATATACCTATATCAAAGGCAGGGCCATAGGATGCCGATGGTAGTTGTGATATTGGTGGGCTAAAACAGGGCCAAAATTGTACATGGTTCTGAGCATTTGCTTGACATTGCTAGTAcaagaaaatgcagaaatgaGTTCACATGTTTGAAACTTTATGACTGTAAAGTTGGATGTTGCACTTATACTACAATGCTGTCTGCAGTATTGATGCCATTGCAGGGCTTGAACAGGTGATAGCCTATAATTTTGCCAGCAGCAGCGATTCATGTTTTTGAATGCNNNNNNNNNNNNNNNNNNNNNNNNNNNNNNNNNNNNNNNNNNNNNNNNNNNNNNNNNNNNNNNNNNNNNNNNNNNNNNNNNNNNNNNNNNNNNNNNNNNNCTTTACATTCTTTGGTGGCGGGCGCATTCTATCGCGTTAAAAGTTTAGATGTACAATATGTGCAAAAAGCTGAAATTTTTGGCAGCTGGGCATGCAAGCTGCACTAGTGTATGCAACCAACATCATATGTCACGTTTTTGCTAACCTTAAGCACAAACCACATAAAAATCAAactttttaaacatttttttactTGTTATTTAATGTCACCAGGAAAGAATGACGTTCTCATTCAAGTGAGTTCAGTGTCTTTGTCTCTGAACTACATCCATAGCCTCAACCAAGGGGCAGCTGCGAAACGCACAAACCTAATACACTTAAGTTAACAACTTACAAGTTACTATTTTTGGCAATACAagtgctcttttttctttcttttttttttcatcatggGAAAGCACTGATGTTGTGAAGCCCAAGAGagctcaaatattttaattagggAAACATGACCCAAGACGTTTTTGCACATACTCTTAATGTGCTGTCTGTGTATATTTTGTTGTCATGTTGTCATTGCAATCACCCACAACTGTCATTATCTTTATTACTGTGTAGCATTGCCTAGCATTGAGTGCCATGTTATGCGCCGAATGTCATTTACTACAGTAATGATGTTGAATTTTGTTATGTCACCTTACTGTAAAACTGCCTGTACTCTAAGAACAAGCTGTGCTTCAAGAGCTGCGATCTAAATACTGTTTGATTCAAAAGTAATGGAAAAGTAATCCTATCTAGTTCAAGAAGTATAAACTATAGCAAGATGTGGTTTTCATGCACACCTagggaattttttttaatataataaaAAAGTCTTGTGACCAGAGAAGTTGCATTTGTCACAAAGAGGTGGTGCTGTTACAACAGAACAGCCACCCAGTTTCAGTGGTGATGCCATTAAAATCGTCATCATAAAGCCACCTGTGGTGGGAAAGAACTACTCCGGCTAAGAGGTGTATTGTTATTGTAAAAAACAACACATATTTCTGTGCATATTTTGGAAAACTGAATCTTGCAATGGTCTATACTTTCAAATTGTtaatttcttgttcttttttttttccggttacTTTTGGTTTGCCCATGGGAACGGAGATAAGGCTTTGCGTGGAATCCACGGTACCAATTTTAATGAGGTTTGCTGCATTTGAAAGAGGAAGTTGTAATCCACTGCCTACTTGGAAGAGATCTTTAATGTAGGCcgcctattttcttttttttacaattaGCAAAGACGAAGCCACAAAGGAAACCCAATACGAGTTTCTCAGCAAGAAAGCTTTGGAGTTGAacaaaaatttgtcctggtccgggaatCGAACTAGGGACCAACGCCTTCCCGGGGCAGTCAGTCTACCATCCGAATttaccaggaggctagcagatcgcataGCAAGGCTGAATTAATGGACAACCTGAAGTGCAGGGATACTGAATGTAGCAAATCGGTTCTGCAGTGACTCGCGAGTTGGAGGAAGGAAGGTCCATGCGAGGGGTAAAATATTGTCGTCCACCTTACTGTAGCACTAAGCGACAAAGGATTCTATAAAGAACTGCTTCCTAATTTGAACGCAACAGGTTCAATTCAGATTTGTATGCTGGTTGTCTAGTTCCTAGACTGTGCGGATATTTGAATTGGAAAAAGTCGGAGTTGGCTCCACGCGCGAGTTTCTTCTAAAAAGAGTACTGATATcacattttcaacattttttttgctAATATAAGTGAAGGTCCAAACTCTCTAAACCTTTTTTTAAAATACTACCCAGCATCAGTGTATCCCAAACAATGTATTATAAGACTTGTTTCTACGAATTGGTTTCGGTATCGGTAGCCAGCAGTTCTACGAGTCATTACTTTCTGATACACTGAGTCGCCCTATTCCTGCAATCACTGTGGCTGCCACACGTGACTGCAGCCAGAAGATACGTGCAATACATTCCTGTCTATTTTTTATGGGCAGCATCATCGTACCTAGCCTTACAACTGCGCGATGTCAGCAAATGTTGTTCTGTTTCATGAGGCCACAGTAATGTCGATGATGCCAGAACAGCATTTCGAGACTTACTTTAGTATCAAATTGAAATATGTTACGAGTGCTTTGCAATCTTCACACTTGTTAAGTATCATTCGTTTGCATGCGAGAAGCATGTGGTACAGTTTCTACAACTTCAAAAGTGTGTTTTTTTCACTGCTAGGCAGCTTCCTTCTCGTTTGAACTGCTCCGAGAGATTGTGCACATGTCTATCGACCTTTGTATAGCGCTTTTGTACACTGTTAATGCAGTTTTCGCACATTGCACAGCAATCCAGCTATGTCAATTGTCGCAGAACGGTAAAGTTTTTCGCCTAGCCCATACTGCTCAATCCAAATAGGCAGTCTAGCACTCAAGCTCATGATGAGACTCTGGTCAGTTTTTGTCTGCTATGGGATACAGGCAGCAAATAGCAGATTGTGCAAAGTCATGGCCATGGCTGCCGGGTCTGCCAGGTTTGTGCTGGACTGGCTTGTTTTAAGGGCCCTTATTGTACGGTATATTTGCCTTCTTTGTGATTTTGCTACTTGTCTACTTTTCACATTGGTGAGGGGCAATTCCTTAGTGCTATAAAATTGTTGTTAATGTTGGATTTTGCAAGAGGAGTTATGTTTCACACTTGAATAGCAACAAATCTGCAGCCACGCTATGTATTACTGTCTCCACAGGTATGCCACAGAGCAATAGTTCTGTCATTGTTCAAAGGCATCTTTCATATCCACTCGAGTCACATAAGTGATGGATACCTGCGGTGGCCGTTTATTCTTGGCTTGGCTCCTATTCTCACTTGTGACCCAGGTTGACTACTTTCGGCTGTTTTTGGGGGAATATTGTGTGGCTAAGTTTTGAGTTTTAGACCAGGCAACTCTGGTCATGGTCAACTGCTCCTAAGACGAGCGGATAGAGGTCAGCAGATTGAAGTGCTCAAGACCTTCTCTAGTGATGTAAAAACATGAAGTTTTCAGACTTAAAGGGATGAGACACAGGCCAACAGACTGTCTCCTCAATTTAATGTTTCCTAAGGAACGGAGATGCAAAAGAACATTGTCTACAAGGCAGCAAAGCCAAGAAATTGAGCACTACTCAAGGATCTCTGAGGTCATGCTTTACCAGGGGCTGCTGCATTTGGCAACTCAGTAGGTGGGAGAAAGTGGCTCGCTCCCACAAATAGTTGCATGCAGTAAGTGTGAAGAGTGTCGGGACGGGCAAATCCTTTGCAGGAAAAATAATTAATTTACGTTATTATCAGCTATTGACTATAGGCAAGTCGTGGTCAAAATGATTTAGGTCACTGGGAGCCTGTAATCCCACATTTCTAAAGTGGTTGTGCTACTCCTTGATGGTGGTACAGCATTTCCTCATTTAATGAAACTGTGTTCTGTGTcggacattattttgtttgttttagtaTCTATTTTGAACACTATAGTCTGTGAATTTGGTTTGACTTCAGTTTTGCCTTTGGCATCCCTTTAATGGTATATCATCTCTGTTTCTGTGCTATTGGTGCAAAACAGGCGAGAAGGCATACCCCATGGCACGTTCTTGAAGGGATCCATATTAGCCCAATCTCAAGCTTTGCACTTGTTTCTCGAGCAAGCCAATTACATTGTGCTAGAAGATAACAAAAGCAGCTCACCGGTGCTTTGGTTTGCATTTTCTTCACTGACGATGTCATTAGTTCTAGCTAGTCAAATGTCAAGTTGTTGTTTGCCACGTCTGCTAAGTGTTTGTCGTATTGATTCCATATAAGCTGgaacaaagcaacaaaaaaaaaatgtgttttgtGTTTGCTAGTCCTTCTACTGAGCTTAATTTTCCTTGTGTGCGTTTACGCTTTGTACAGTTTCATTCATGTTTTATAAGCGTCTAGTCAAACATTACTTTATTTACATTTTAAGACGTGTTATGGTATTCTTCAGAGCAAGCCTTTTTTTGCTGCTTCAAAAGAGAGCCCTTGCCCTGAGCGATGATCACACAAAAATCTTATCGATCTAAGAAAATATTCTAGAAAACATATATCAAAGTGCATTTGTTCAATTTAATATGCACAATGCTTGCTGTATCAGTGATGTTTTTCTTCTCTAAGAGGAAGCTTTTTGGCTTTTTGCTTGCTGTCAGAATGTATGTGAAATGCAGGAATGCTCTGTTAGCCATGCGGTAAACCATTTTGTGTGAATTCTATTGTATCTAAAAATTAAAAAGTGTCGTAAGTTTTTGGGAgcagattttttatttaggcacacattctttttaaaaaattgctTTTTTTAAAACTGAGGCATCTTCTTATCAGCTCTGTAACTACGTAATAAAAGCTGGTGTTGCATTTACATAAACCAAGTTCGACAGGAcacctaaagcggacaaaaatatatatataagttgCCCTGGAATATCTGTGCAATTTGCGTACTGCAGAACTTTCCATGAACATGTGTGCATAAACAAAGCTAGGATTTCACGTGAGTAAAGTAATGCATTACATTTGCCTGCCTGAGAAGCTTGTAATAGTTCATGGAATTGTGATATCTGCTCTTTGTACAGAATTGGCGCTTACACTTATTTGCCAAATTTCAGTAACTAGCATAAGAAATTTGAAGGCCTAAATGATATGTCTCTTTCCAATAGTCCACTAAAGTAGAACTGCTCCTTTAGAATTCGACAAATTAGACTCAAATCATTCAGCAGCTGCCGTGATGAGAATTTCTGCATTTCACACATATATTCGAGCTGTGAAATAGGAGTTGGCAACAAGAAGCGTGGTTATGAGGGCGCCGTTTCAAGAAGCACTAACGCACAAAATTGGCCCACGCAACATGAAGAAGCCCCACATATCAGCAATACTTGACGTCCAAGCCATCTTTGTTCTTGTTTCACCAACTTGTTCCATGTCATCACTGTGTATGTGTGTTACTAGCCACCAACAAATGTCCATACGTAGTAGAAAATCGGATGTGGTTTCTGAAGCATTGCAAGGCAGCGAGCGTTAAGTTTTAAGAATGTTGTTCAGTGTGTTTGATGGCTTACTTGTGACAGCGGGAggtttttctctccccccccccccccaccaaacGAAAACGAAACCGCTTGTTTTTGTGCATTCGTTAAGTGTACACCCATCGTCGTTGAGAGGCAGCTggcgtgcgttgtgtgtgcgcgggtcgtgaaatgcTGATGTAATTTTTCgcagcagtaaaaaaaaacactgatatTTTCTTTTTCCCAACAAATGTGTCTTGTCTTCTTCACAATTACCAGCCtaatttatgtccagtgcaggacagggcctctcccagtgatctccagtCGTAGACGTCTTGGACGGGATGACTCCATTGAGTGCCTGCAAGTTTCCCCAATTTCTTCATGCCACTGAATTCTGTGCTGTTCTcatctgctttctttctttttttcgcttccCATGTCACCTATTCTGTTACTCCAATAGACCACCGGTTGCTGGTCTAAACATTAGATGGCCTACCAGACTCCATTTCTTCCTCCTAACCCTACACAGCCCAACATATCATTCTTGATATGCTCTATTGATGCTTCTGAACACTGATTTAAGCAAGGCAAAGTTGCCGTGCTAAATAAGTACCAATACCGGCAGTGCCAATACAGTAGACTCTGCCTAAATGGAACTCAAGAGGACAGGAAATAGAGTTTCGTTTATCAGAAGTTTTGTTCATGCTAAGAACGCAAAATTACGAAAAATTgtttcatttcgaagcgccaAGCGTCCTTTATTTTCACTGCGGCGAAAAAAAGATGTTATTGTGCCCTGCTTCGAGTATCGCAGCTTCTTTTTGCACAAGGTTCATGTGATCTCGGTTTTTGACTGTCGCCATCACGAtgcacaaaacaaagaaaaaaactagGCAATGTGAACTCTACAGAGTGGCCACTGATGTCCCGACAGTGCAAATGACTGATACAGTGAATTTTCTTGGCTATTGGGCTGTCTTGGGCTGAAATTCTTGTCAACCTTATCCTGTTTCATATCAATTATGATAGCCGATGAGCTAGGCACAATTTCGGTTCCATTTCCATTTAACTTGAGTTTAGAAAAAGAAGCGTTCTGtttaaatgaagcttgttgacATCGTTCCTATAGTTGGCCAACCAAAGTACCGACTTTGGTACCGACTTTGGTTGGCCAACTATTCCCATTTATCCGGCATTTACATTTACGAGAGTTTCATTAATTAGAGGTTCACTGTAGTAGCGTTTTCAGTTGCAAGTAGTTTACTAAAGCAATTATGAATTAGTGTACTAATTATTTACTCGAATATatatattcccccccccccttttctgcTTGTGCCCCATAAATTTTTTGTCGGTAAAGATGGGCTACATcatattctaaaggagccaaagactaaacttggcaagtttcaagaacttttactctGCCACAGCTGCCTAAATTCAAGAAAATACTTCGAAATCTGTGACATCACTCGGACGAACAGGCACAAAGGTTTTagcacaaaatttaaaaaatagtaATTTGAAGGTCATTTCGTCTTGCATTAAAGAACCTCGTACCACGAAACTATTGAAGTTGTGAGAATAATTGATCAGTGTAAACTGGCGTTGTGTTCCTCATTAGTGCGCTTTTAAATGCACACAAAGCATAGTGGTGTCAAGATCCAGAGGCAGCTTTCATCCACACTAAAGAAAGTGAGTACAAAACAATTTATTtacaaacacttttttttttcacatctatTAGCCCAGCTTAATTAACATATATATGACAAGAAACACAAACAGGGAGAACATCATGAGGTAAAAGATGTAGCGATTGTGGCCGGACCGGCTCATTCTCACGAGTCGGCCCATCGTCGATTTCAAGATGCCCTCGCCAGCGTTCAAAGTCCGTGCTCATTTCATTTAGCATCTTGTTTTGGTACTTGACTTCATGGCCAATGTCTATTGACACCTGTTGCATAACAGATAAAGAAGAAAGCACTGACAATCAAATTTAGTGTCTCAAGTCAAGGTCAAAGACTAAGAAAATATTGAGCACCATAAGCTACTGTGTACAGCGCCTAATCGATAAGCTTCACTAACTTAAGAGGCATTGATGGTGAAAGTTACAGTTGGTGTTGCATGACCGCTGGGTCTTCTAACGAATGCGATCATTCCACTTATGTGCAGGCATCACATTACACGGAATGACCTGCAGCACAATTAATGGTGAGAATGCTTAGTTCGTTCCGGAAAAATATTGCATTAGTAACAGGAAGACCTAATAAGGCCCACATCACATCCTATTGAGCATAATTATGGTCTTGGTGTGCTCCAGTAAATATGAGATTGGTTTTACAGCTGGCAAGGCAGGTATTCTGTTCAATTAAATTACCAAACCATGATACTTGTTTAACAACCCTTCCGGAAATTTAATTGTGAAGGCCCTTGCAGCACTTAAggtagaacatttttttttttttttttcaatgtcgaACAGTTTTGTAACATCTAGCTTTGTATTTAAACATCCACTACAACTTAAGAACTGGAACTGGCATACTTTAGCAACGCACCACACCGATTCTTATGTTTAATAGTAAGCTGACAGGTGAGCGATTTTCGGTGCGACTGGGCAAGTGTTGGCAGATTACACTAATTATAACTTTCTTAAGGACATCGGGAACCTTCAGTTTCTCTCGTACACTGAGGAGCACAGAGGCAGAGCAATGAGAAGCTGGCACATAGACGTAAACTGCTTTGTTCCATTGAATGTTGCTGAGCCATTGGTTTTTATTACGTCACTGTTCCCTCATGCCGTCGCACAGTTCAACGGGATAGTACATTCTCAGATAACAGGATGTTATATACCGTCTTCAGGGCAGAGATCTTCGATTTCAGGCCGTCAATCAGCTGAGTATTCTCCTCCTCCACGGTGTCTCTGTAACTGGATCCATCTGAAAGGTCATTTACGTAAATTGGAGACGAGAAGCAATTCCACGCGGCATGATTTCGCGCGCATGCTCATGGAGCAAGGTGCCAGACAGGCAACGCCGGCGAACAAGTCTTCCTCAAAGCACCACCGAATGAGGAAATAATGCGcgttttcctttatttattattttttttaggtACACTAGAGCAACGACTGTTTGTGCAGTCAGTGAACGATTGCTGTCGCTCCACCCATCGACTTGAAACTACATATTGCAGAAGCGAAGCTTCCATTGAGTTGCAATTTTTCATTGAGTTGCGATTTGCAAGTAAGAAGTGTCGATTTTTAATCGGTATAACCTGGCCATGACCCCCGATTAGTTTAGCAGTCATAGCATTGAACTACCACAGCATGGGACACTGTGACACCGGCGCCGAACTGATCGTGTCAACGTAACGAAACCAGTTTAATCGTCTTTGACAAACGTCCTGAAAACAGCTGCGCCAATCAACACGCCAGCGTTGACAAACACGCCGTGCCACAGAGTTTAACAAGGTAAGGTGCACTCACTGGCATATCCTTGTGATGACGTTTGGGCTCGCCGCATTTTGCCAAGTTTTAGTTTTGCTAGAGTATCAATATTTGCCGATAAATGCCAGATCCATTCAGCACACAGGTGCTTTCGCAGCGCTCAGCGCTCAAGCAAACAGGCTTGCGCTACGTCATCAGTGCGCGCCGCTACGTCATTTACGATGTCAGCGTTGCCTCATTGCAGCTTTAGGACGTGGTGAGATTTGGACGAGTTCAGTAAGTGCTGTCCAAATTCAGGCGTCATAGGGTGGTGCTCTCTGAATTTAAAATGCAGGTCTTAAAGGCTATACTTTTGCTATTTGAGGGCGCTGAAAGGGATTTTGGGAGCCAGTAATGCGTCATAGAGTTTTGGATACCAGGTTCAAACCAACGTTGGTTGAAACGTCTATGACGTTTTGTCGCCCGCATTCGCTTCCGCCACATGCAACCAGCAAAATCATAGCCTTCaagattaaatttttttttaatcaaaaaAGCTTTACCGCTGGTACCGCTGGAGCCTAAATTTGGTCACAGTCTGTGCCTTTACATATGTTTAAAGTGCTTATAAAGACTTGTTTTAATGTAGATGCCGATAAACTGAACGTCTGTGAATTGTTTGCGTCTCCCGCAAtcacttccgccgcatgcaaccagtaaAAACATAGCCTTTAAGATTTGCATTTTAAATACAGAGGGCATTGCCCCATACGGCGTTGTTTGTGGGAGAGCACAAACAACGGTGACGTACAGAGGCAGAGTTCCCAGTAATTGTTTAAAGAGGTTAATGCTTAGAATTCTCtgtgtttgtgtgtttctcaaaaataaaggtagaccattaaacaaaataataagTGCTCAGTgacgcaacccaccaccccgtcaAACATTCATATATCCATTTATTCcttcatgcattcattcatttatcCATTTATTA is a window of Dermacentor silvarum isolate Dsil-2018 chromosome 4, BIME_Dsil_1.4, whole genome shotgun sequence DNA encoding:
- the LOC119449872 gene encoding LOW QUALITY PROTEIN: BET1 homolog (The sequence of the model RefSeq protein was modified relative to this genomic sequence to represent the inferred CDS: deleted 1 base in 1 codon), with the protein product MRRAQTSSQGYANGSSYRDTVEEENTQLIDGLKSKISALKTVSIDIGHEVKYQNKMLNEMSTDFEAGEGILKSTMGRLVRMSRSGHNRYIFYLMMFSLFVFLVIYMLIKLG